One region of Suncus etruscus isolate mSunEtr1 chromosome 5, mSunEtr1.pri.cur, whole genome shotgun sequence genomic DNA includes:
- the LOC126009361 gene encoding NEDD8-like, producing the protein MLIKVKTLTGKEIDTDSEPTDKVERIKERVEEKEGIPPPQQRLIYSGKQMNDEKTAADYKILDLGGSVLHLVLALRGGGGSDGSIFHLPPLPCCS; encoded by the coding sequence ATGCTGATTAAAGTGAAGACGCTGACTGGGAAGGAGATTGACACTGACAGTGAGCCCACAGATAAGGTGGAACGAATCAAGGAGCgtgtagaggagaaagagggaatcCCCCCACCGCAGCAGCGACTCATCTACAGTGGGAAACAGATGAATGATGAGAAAACAGCAGCTGATTACAAGATCCTAGATCTAGGTGGTTCAGTTCTCCACCTAGTGTTAGCCCTGAGAGGAGGAGGTGGCAGTGATGGATCTATCTTTCATTTACCTCCTTTACCCTGTTGCTCATAA